The sequence below is a genomic window from uncultured Stenotrophomonas sp..
GCGGCATGGACAACACGCACTTGCTGTCCACGCTGCTGGTGTCGATCGGCTACCGCCTGCCGGTGCTGATCGCGCTGGGCGTGGCACTGGTGCTGCTGGGCGGCGCCCCGAAGGCGCTGGCGCGCACCGCGGCACTGTGGGCCTTGTCGCTGCTGATGGCGGCGACGCTGCTGGGCGGGGTGCTGTCGGTGCTGCCGCTGCTGATGATCGCCGCCGGCGATTTCGACCGCATCGGCGTGCTCAACACCATGCTGGGCGCGGCCCACTTCGCGTTGTCGCTGCTGGAGGCGGCCGGCTTCGTGCTGCTGGCCTGGGCGCTGGTGCGGGCGCTGCGCGGAAACGCCGCCGGGCAATGTTGAACCGGCGGGGTCGGCGGCCGTGCGCGGGTATGGGAAAATGCCGGCCATGAACGGAGCAGGCGGCGGATCGGCGTGACGGAGAAGGTGGAAGCGCCGCGGGCGTTGACCGAAGAGGTGAAGACGGCCATCCGCGACGCCTATGCGAAGCTGCAGGCCAATACCCCCGGCTTCAGCACGCGCCGCTCGCAGAGCCAGATGATCGGAGTGGCCTCGCGCGCGCTGGCCACCGGCGGGGTGGGCGTGGTCGAGGCGCCGACCGGCGTCGGCAAGAGCCTGGGCTATCTCACCGCAGGCGTGCCGATTGCCTTGGCGTCGAAGAAGAAGCTGGTCATCAGCACCGGCACGGTGGCGCTGCAGTCGCAGCTGGTCGAGCGCGACATCCCCAATTTCCTCAAGGCCACCGGCTTGCAGGCCACGGTGGCGCTGGCCAAGGGCCGCACCCGCTACCTGTGCACCCGCAACGCCGCCGAGGCGCAGGGCGAGGGCGCGCAGGAGGGCATGTT
It includes:
- a CDS encoding putative transmembrane protein (Evidence 3 : Function proposed based on presence of conserved amino acid motif, structural feature or limited homology), which encodes MSGMDNTHLLSTLLVSIGYRLPVLIALGVALVLLGGAPKALARTAALWALSLLMAATLLGGVLSVLPLLMIAAGDFDRIGVLNTMLGAAHFALSLLEAAGFVLLAWALVRALRGNAAGQC